One genomic segment of Pagrus major chromosome 13, Pma_NU_1.0 includes these proteins:
- the cyb5d2 gene encoding neuferricin isoform X2 has protein sequence MLSYIFVAFLSVAALFLLPPEWSFKFRNEPAPGPPARLLSTRELSQYDGEEGSKGLYLAILGQVFDVHKGHKHYGPGGAYHFMAGKDASLAFITGDFSEGGLSDDVSSLSPLQVMALYDWLAFYQRDYKAVGLAIGRFYSETGQPTQALLQAEAALAEGRQIKAQTEAETLRFPACNSQWSADRGGRVWCSTKSGGVERSWTGVPRKLFSPGSSGVRCICVEDPSAAEEDPNLLKYDGCPPHADSCFVGEF, from the exons ATGCTAAGCTATATATTTGTCGCGTTTTTATCAGTGGCAGCGTTGTTTCTACTTCCCCCCGAGTGGTCCTTTAAATTCAGAAATGAGCCGGCCCCGGGCCCCCCTGCGCGGCTCCTGAGCACCCGTGAACTATCACAGTACGACGGGGAAGAAGGCAGCAAGGGCCTGTACCTGGCTATCCTGGGGCAAGTTTTTGATGTACACAAGGGACACAAGCACTATGGACCTGGTGGTGCTTATCACTTTATGGCAG GCAAAGATGCCTCTCTGGCCTTCATCACAGGGGACTTCAGTGAAGGTGGCCTGTCAGATGATGTGTCCAGTCTGTCCCCACTGCAGGTGATGGCCCTCTATGACTGGCTGGCCTTCTATCAGAGGGACTATAAAGCTGTAG GTCTGGCAATAGGCCGGTTCTACAGCGAGACTGGGCAGCCCACACAGGCCCTGCTACAGGCAGAAGCAGCACTGGCAGAGGGCCGGCAAATCAAGGCCCAGACTGAAGCTGAGACGTTACGCTTCCCAGCCTGCAACTCACAGTGGAGTGCTGATAGGGGAGGAAGAGTCTGGTGCTCCACTAAGAG tGGTGGAGTGGAAAGAAGCTGGACGGGTGTCCCACGGAAGCTCTTCTCTCCAGGCTCCAGTGGTGTTCGTTGCATCTGTGTCGAAGATCCATCTGCAGCAGAGGAAGACCCCAACCTGCTGAAGTATGATGGCTGCCCTCCACATGCTGACTCATGCTTTGTTGGAGAGTTCTAG
- the cyb5d2 gene encoding neuferricin isoform X1, with amino-acid sequence MLSYIFVAFLSVAALFLLPPEWSFKFRNEPAPGPPARLLSTRELSQYDGEEGSKGLYLAILGQVFDVHKGHKHYGPGGAYHFMAGKDASLAFITGDFSEGGLSDDVSSLSPLQVMALYDWLAFYQRDYKAVGLAIGRFYSETGQPTQALLQAEAALAEGRQIKAQTEAETLRFPACNSQWSADRGGRVWCSTKSGGVERSWTGVPRKLFSPGSSGVRCICVEDPSAAEEDPNLLNIILRKTQRLQPVNHSDQLMHN; translated from the exons ATGCTAAGCTATATATTTGTCGCGTTTTTATCAGTGGCAGCGTTGTTTCTACTTCCCCCCGAGTGGTCCTTTAAATTCAGAAATGAGCCGGCCCCGGGCCCCCCTGCGCGGCTCCTGAGCACCCGTGAACTATCACAGTACGACGGGGAAGAAGGCAGCAAGGGCCTGTACCTGGCTATCCTGGGGCAAGTTTTTGATGTACACAAGGGACACAAGCACTATGGACCTGGTGGTGCTTATCACTTTATGGCAG GCAAAGATGCCTCTCTGGCCTTCATCACAGGGGACTTCAGTGAAGGTGGCCTGTCAGATGATGTGTCCAGTCTGTCCCCACTGCAGGTGATGGCCCTCTATGACTGGCTGGCCTTCTATCAGAGGGACTATAAAGCTGTAG GTCTGGCAATAGGCCGGTTCTACAGCGAGACTGGGCAGCCCACACAGGCCCTGCTACAGGCAGAAGCAGCACTGGCAGAGGGCCGGCAAATCAAGGCCCAGACTGAAGCTGAGACGTTACGCTTCCCAGCCTGCAACTCACAGTGGAGTGCTGATAGGGGAGGAAGAGTCTGGTGCTCCACTAAGAG tGGTGGAGTGGAAAGAAGCTGGACGGGTGTCCCACGGAAGCTCTTCTCTCCAGGCTCCAGTGGTGTTCGTTGCATCTGTGTCGAAGATCCATCTGCAGCAGAGGAAGACCCCAACCTGCTGAA cataaTACTCAGGAAAACACAGAGACTTCAGCCGGTGAATCACAGCGATCAACTTATGCATAAttaa
- the spns3 gene encoding protein spinster homolog 3 isoform X1 gives MEPNGSVSPPQDRPRWSRCSSSGLRYGSFVNSLSSLAPEVEEVGKPAKTPRRSYVAVAVLCYINLINYMERYTIAGVLLNIQKFFDISDSIAALLQTVFICSFLLLAPLFGYLGDRYNRKYIMIAGLSIWLVTAASSSFVIATQFWLLMLLRGLVGVGEASYSTIAPTIIGDLFSGGQRSAMICLFYIFIPVGSGLGYITGAGIANVTGDWRWALRITPILGGVGLILLTLLCPNPPRGAAETQGEGVALQSSYLEDVKYLLKNKSYVWSTLGVTATAFLVGALGFWTPTFLSRAQVFQKLRDQCDEEPCDPTDSYIFGAVTVVTGIMGGCLGTILSRWFSKKRSNADPLICAVGLLGSAPCLFIAIFVASASIPTTYVFIFIGEVLISLNWAVMADILLYVVIPTRRATAEALQISVCHLLGDAGSPYLVGVISDAIRKQKSETDWSFHSLKYSLLVCVFVGFLGGLFFLMTALFIADDRKAAQRLVEEDPSTQPGPAAPEPSEPPLELSSKEK, from the exons ATGGAGCCAAACGGATCAGTGTCGCCCCCCCAGGACAGACCTCGATGGAGCCGGTGCTCCAGCTCTGGTCTACGTTATGGCTCTTTTGTAAACAGCCTCTCATCACTCGCACCAGAGGTAGAGGAAGTGGGGAAACCAGCTAAAACACCTCGACGCTCCTATGTAGCTGTAGCTGTGCTCTGCTACATCAACCTGATCAACTACATGGAACGGTACACAATAGCAG GTGTGCTCCTCAACATTCAGAAATTCTTTGACATCAGCGACAGCATTGCTGCACTTCTGCAAACAG TCTTCATCTGCAGTTTCTTACTTCTGGCCCCTCTCTTCGGTTACCTTGGGGACCGCTACAACCGCAAGTACATCATGATCGCTGGTTTGAGCATCTGGCTTGTGactgcagccagcagctcttTTGTCATTGCGACG CAATTCTGGCTCCTGATGCTGTTGCGAGGCCTGGTCGGGGTCGGAGAGGCCAGCTACTCCACCATTGCTCCAACCATCATCGGTGACCTTTTTAGTGGGGGTCAACGGAGCGCCATGATCTGTCTCTTCTACATCTTTATTCCTGTCGGAAG tggtCTTGGATACATAACAGGGGCAGGGATTGCTAATGTCACAGGGGACTGGCGCTGGGCCCTCAGG ATCACACCCATCCTGGGCGGAGTGGGACTCATCTTGCTGACCCTCTTATGCCCTAACCCACCCAGAGGTGCTGCTGAAACCCAGGGAGAGGGAGTTGCATTGCAGAGCTCTTACCTGGAGGACGTCAAGTATCTTCTGAAAAA TAAAAGTTACGTGTGGTCAACGCTGGGAGTGACAGCTACGGCCTTCCTCGTCGGAGCCCTGGGTTTCTGGACGCCTACTTTTCTGTCCAGAGCTCAGGTCTTTCAGAAACTCCGAGACCAATGCGACGAAGAGCCCTGCGACCCCACAGACAG TTACATCTTCGGGGCTGTGACGGTGGTGACGGGCATTATGGGAGGGTGTCTCGGCACGATTTTATCTCGGTGGTTTAGCAAAAAGAGGTCGAATGCGGACCCACTCATCTGTGCAGTAGGCCTGCTGGGATCAGCCCCCTGCCTCTTTATCGCCATCTTTGTGGCGTCAGCAAGCATTCCCACCACTTAT GTATTCATTTTCATAGGTGAAGTACTGATATCACTGAACTGGGCTGTCATGGCCGATATACTGCTG tACGTTGTTATACCAACCAGACGGGCCACAGCCGAGGCTCTCCAGATTTCAGTTTGTCATCTCCTGGGTGACGCTGGGAGTCCTTACCTCGTAGGAGTG ATATCTGATGCCATACGCAAACAAAAATCTGAGACTGATTGGAGCTTCCACAGTCTGAAGTACAGCCTGCTGGTCTGCGTATTTGTCGGGTTCCTGGGTGGACTGTTTTTCCTCATGACTGCCCTCTTCATCGCTGATGACAGGAAGGCCGCTCAGAGACTGGTTGAAG
- the spns3 gene encoding protein spinster homolog 3 isoform X3, protein MEPNGSVSPPQDRPRWSRCSSSGLRYGSFVNSLSSLAPEVEEVGKPAKTPRRSYVAVAVLCYINLINYMERYTIAGVLLNIQKFFDISDSIAALLQTVFICSFLLLAPLFGYLGDRYNRKYIMIAGLSIWLVTAASSSFVIATQFWLLMLLRGLVGVGEASYSTIAPTIIGDLFSGGQRSAMICLFYIFIPVGSGLGYITGAGIANVTGDWRWALRITPILGGVGLILLTLLCPNPPRGAAETQGEGVALQSSYLEDVKYLLKNKSYVWSTLGVTATAFLVGALGFWTPTFLSRAQVFQKLRDQCDEEPCDPTDSYIFGAVTVVTGIMGGCLGTILSRWFSKKRSNADPLICAVGLLGSAPCLFIAIFVASASIPTTYVFIFIGEVLISLNWAVMADILLYVVIPTRRATAEALQISVCHLLGDAGSPYLVGV, encoded by the exons ATGGAGCCAAACGGATCAGTGTCGCCCCCCCAGGACAGACCTCGATGGAGCCGGTGCTCCAGCTCTGGTCTACGTTATGGCTCTTTTGTAAACAGCCTCTCATCACTCGCACCAGAGGTAGAGGAAGTGGGGAAACCAGCTAAAACACCTCGACGCTCCTATGTAGCTGTAGCTGTGCTCTGCTACATCAACCTGATCAACTACATGGAACGGTACACAATAGCAG GTGTGCTCCTCAACATTCAGAAATTCTTTGACATCAGCGACAGCATTGCTGCACTTCTGCAAACAG TCTTCATCTGCAGTTTCTTACTTCTGGCCCCTCTCTTCGGTTACCTTGGGGACCGCTACAACCGCAAGTACATCATGATCGCTGGTTTGAGCATCTGGCTTGTGactgcagccagcagctcttTTGTCATTGCGACG CAATTCTGGCTCCTGATGCTGTTGCGAGGCCTGGTCGGGGTCGGAGAGGCCAGCTACTCCACCATTGCTCCAACCATCATCGGTGACCTTTTTAGTGGGGGTCAACGGAGCGCCATGATCTGTCTCTTCTACATCTTTATTCCTGTCGGAAG tggtCTTGGATACATAACAGGGGCAGGGATTGCTAATGTCACAGGGGACTGGCGCTGGGCCCTCAGG ATCACACCCATCCTGGGCGGAGTGGGACTCATCTTGCTGACCCTCTTATGCCCTAACCCACCCAGAGGTGCTGCTGAAACCCAGGGAGAGGGAGTTGCATTGCAGAGCTCTTACCTGGAGGACGTCAAGTATCTTCTGAAAAA TAAAAGTTACGTGTGGTCAACGCTGGGAGTGACAGCTACGGCCTTCCTCGTCGGAGCCCTGGGTTTCTGGACGCCTACTTTTCTGTCCAGAGCTCAGGTCTTTCAGAAACTCCGAGACCAATGCGACGAAGAGCCCTGCGACCCCACAGACAG TTACATCTTCGGGGCTGTGACGGTGGTGACGGGCATTATGGGAGGGTGTCTCGGCACGATTTTATCTCGGTGGTTTAGCAAAAAGAGGTCGAATGCGGACCCACTCATCTGTGCAGTAGGCCTGCTGGGATCAGCCCCCTGCCTCTTTATCGCCATCTTTGTGGCGTCAGCAAGCATTCCCACCACTTAT GTATTCATTTTCATAGGTGAAGTACTGATATCACTGAACTGGGCTGTCATGGCCGATATACTGCTG tACGTTGTTATACCAACCAGACGGGCCACAGCCGAGGCTCTCCAGATTTCAGTTTGTCATCTCCTGGGTGACGCTGGGAGTCCTTACCTCGTAGGAGTG TAG
- the ube2g1a gene encoding ubiquitin-conjugating enzyme E2 G1a yields the protein MTEPQSALLLKRQLAELNKNPVEGFSAGLIEDNDLYRWEVLIIGPPDTLYEGGVFKAHLTFPKDYPLRPPKMKFITDIWHPNVDKNGDVCISILHEPGEDKYGYEKPEERWLPIHTVETIMISVISMLADPNGDSPANVDAAKEWREDRHGAFKRKVARCVRKSQETAFE from the exons ATGACAGAGCCTCAGTCAGCGCTGTTACTCAAGAGACAGCTTGCAG AGCTGAACAAAAACCCAGTGGAGGGATTCTCAGCAGGCCTGATTGAGGACAATGATCTCTACAGATGGGAAGTCCTTATCATTGGGCCTCCAGACACACTGTA tgaaGGTGGTGTGTTTAAAGCTCATCTGACATTTCCCAAAGACTACCCTCTCAGGCCACCTAAAATGAAATTCATCACAGATATTTGGCATCCTAATG ttgacAAGAATGGAGATGTATGTATTTCTATTTTGCACGAGCCTGGGGAGGACAAGTATGGCTATGAGAAACCAGAGGAGCGCTGGCTGCCTATCCACACAGTGGAAACCATCATGATTAGTGTTATCTCTATGCTGGCAGACCCAAATGGCGACTCACCAGCAAATGTGGATGCTGCA AAAGAGTGGAGGGAGGACAGACACGGCGCCTTCAAAAGGAAAGTTGCCCGTTGTGTACGAAAAAGCCAAGAGACTGCGTTTGAGTGA
- the spns3 gene encoding protein spinster homolog 3 isoform X2 yields MEPNGSVSPPQDRPRWSRCSSSGLRYGSFVNSLSSLAPEVEEVGKPAKTPRRSYVAVAVLCYINLINYMERYTIAGVLLNIQKFFDISDSIAALLQTVFICSFLLLAPLFGYLGDRYNRKYIMIAGLSIWLVTAASSSFVIATQFWLLMLLRGLVGVGEASYSTIAPTIIGDLFSGGQRSAMICLFYIFIPVGSGLGYITGAGIANVTGDWRWALRITPILGGVGLILLTLLCPNPPRGAAETQGEGVALQSSYLEDVKYLLKNKSYVWSTLGVTATAFLVGALGFWTPTFLSRAQVFQKLRDQCDEEPCDPTDSYIFGAVTVVTGIMGGCLGTILSRWFSKKRSNADPLICAVGLLGSAPCLFIAIFVASASIPTTYVFIFIGEVLISLNWAVMADILLYVVIPTRRATAEALQISVCHLLGDAGSPYLVGVISDAIRKQKSETDWSFHSLKYSLLVCVFVGFLGGLFFLMTALFIADDRKAAQRLVEDPSTQPGPAAPEPSEPPLELSSKEK; encoded by the exons ATGGAGCCAAACGGATCAGTGTCGCCCCCCCAGGACAGACCTCGATGGAGCCGGTGCTCCAGCTCTGGTCTACGTTATGGCTCTTTTGTAAACAGCCTCTCATCACTCGCACCAGAGGTAGAGGAAGTGGGGAAACCAGCTAAAACACCTCGACGCTCCTATGTAGCTGTAGCTGTGCTCTGCTACATCAACCTGATCAACTACATGGAACGGTACACAATAGCAG GTGTGCTCCTCAACATTCAGAAATTCTTTGACATCAGCGACAGCATTGCTGCACTTCTGCAAACAG TCTTCATCTGCAGTTTCTTACTTCTGGCCCCTCTCTTCGGTTACCTTGGGGACCGCTACAACCGCAAGTACATCATGATCGCTGGTTTGAGCATCTGGCTTGTGactgcagccagcagctcttTTGTCATTGCGACG CAATTCTGGCTCCTGATGCTGTTGCGAGGCCTGGTCGGGGTCGGAGAGGCCAGCTACTCCACCATTGCTCCAACCATCATCGGTGACCTTTTTAGTGGGGGTCAACGGAGCGCCATGATCTGTCTCTTCTACATCTTTATTCCTGTCGGAAG tggtCTTGGATACATAACAGGGGCAGGGATTGCTAATGTCACAGGGGACTGGCGCTGGGCCCTCAGG ATCACACCCATCCTGGGCGGAGTGGGACTCATCTTGCTGACCCTCTTATGCCCTAACCCACCCAGAGGTGCTGCTGAAACCCAGGGAGAGGGAGTTGCATTGCAGAGCTCTTACCTGGAGGACGTCAAGTATCTTCTGAAAAA TAAAAGTTACGTGTGGTCAACGCTGGGAGTGACAGCTACGGCCTTCCTCGTCGGAGCCCTGGGTTTCTGGACGCCTACTTTTCTGTCCAGAGCTCAGGTCTTTCAGAAACTCCGAGACCAATGCGACGAAGAGCCCTGCGACCCCACAGACAG TTACATCTTCGGGGCTGTGACGGTGGTGACGGGCATTATGGGAGGGTGTCTCGGCACGATTTTATCTCGGTGGTTTAGCAAAAAGAGGTCGAATGCGGACCCACTCATCTGTGCAGTAGGCCTGCTGGGATCAGCCCCCTGCCTCTTTATCGCCATCTTTGTGGCGTCAGCAAGCATTCCCACCACTTAT GTATTCATTTTCATAGGTGAAGTACTGATATCACTGAACTGGGCTGTCATGGCCGATATACTGCTG tACGTTGTTATACCAACCAGACGGGCCACAGCCGAGGCTCTCCAGATTTCAGTTTGTCATCTCCTGGGTGACGCTGGGAGTCCTTACCTCGTAGGAGTG ATATCTGATGCCATACGCAAACAAAAATCTGAGACTGATTGGAGCTTCCACAGTCTGAAGTACAGCCTGCTGGTCTGCGTATTTGTCGGGTTCCTGGGTGGACTGTTTTTCCTCATGACTGCCCTCTTCATCGCTGATGACAGGAAGGCCGCTCAGAGACTGGTTGAAG
- the ankfy1 gene encoding rabankyrin-5 produces MAEEEVAKLQKHLALLRQEYVKMQQKLADTERRCAVLAAQTSGQGSPSPTAANTFISRLLDIVADLYQQEQYSDLKVKVAGENLSAHKFVLAARSDVWSLANLATTSELDLTDCKPDVAMAMLRWAYTDELELSEDDAFLIDLMKLANRFQLQLLRERCEKGVMSSVNVRNCIRFYQTAEELNATTLMNYCGEIIASHWDDLRKEDFSTMSAQLLYKMIKSKTEYPLHKAIKVEREDVVFLYLIEMDSQLPGKLNELDNNGDLALDLALSRKLESIATTLVNNKADVDMVDQSGWSLLHKAIQRGDEFASIFLIRHSAQVNAATVGAVETPLHLVCSFSPKKHSAEVMSGMAQIAEALLKTGANPNMQNSKGRTPLHEAVASGNEPVFNQLLQCKQLDLELKDHEGSTALWLALQYITVSSDTSVNPFEDDAPVVNGTSFDENSFAALLIQRGSNPDAPDTTTENCLMQRAARAGNEAAALFLATHGAKVNHVNKWGESPLHTACRSGLANLTAELLQQGANPNLQTQKALPDDTIGVANQTPLHMAIAHNHPDVVSVILEQKANALHATNNFQIIPDFSLKDSVDQTVLGLALWTGMHIIAAQLLGSGASINDTMSNGQTLLHMAIQRQDSKSALFLLEHQADINVRTQEGQTALQLAISNQLPLVVDAICTRGADMSVVNDKGDPPLWLALENGLEDIASTLVRHGCDATCWSTGPSGCQQNLLHRAVDENNEVSACFLIRSGCDVNSCRRPGPNGEGDEEARDGQTPLHLASSWGLEEVVQCLLEFGANVNAQDAEGRASIHAAISSQHNVIIQLLISHPDIRLSIRDRQGMTPFACAMTHKNNKAAEAILKREPGAAEQVDNKGRNFLHVAVQNSDIESVLFLISVQANVNSRVQDAAKLTPLHLAVQAGSEIIVRNLLLAGAKVNELTKHRQTALHLAAQQDLATICSVLLENGVDFAAEDENGNNALHLAVMQGRLNNVRTLLTESNIDAEAFNLRGQSPMHVLGHYGKENAAAIFELFLECMPEYPLDKPDNEGNTVLLLAYMKGNANLCRAIVRAGARLGINNNQGINIFNYQVATKQLLFRLLDMLSKEPPWCDGSNCYECVAKFGVTTRKHHCRHCGRLLCHKCSIKEIPIIKFDLNKPVRVCDICFDVLTLGGVS; encoded by the exons ATGGCGGAAG aggaggtggccaAGCTGCAGAAGCACCTGGCCCTGCTCAGGCAGGAGTATGTGAAGATGCAGCAGAAGCTGGCCGACACAGAAAGGCGCTGTGCCGTGCTCGCTGCCCAGACCTCCGGCCAGGGTTCCCCCAGCCCCACGGCTGCAAACACCTTCATTAGCCGTCTGCTGGACATCGTGGCCGACCTCTATCAGCAAGAACAGTACAG TGATCTGAAAGTGAAAGTTGCAGGAGAGAATCTCAGTGCCCATAAGTTTGTGTTGGCTGCTCGCAGTGATGTCTGGAGTCTGGCCAACCTGGCCACCACCTCTGAACTGGATCTAACTG ATTGCAAACCAGACGTTGCCATGGCAATGTTGCGCTGGGCATATACTGATGAGTTGGAGCTCAGCGAGGATGATGCCTTTCTTATTGACTTGATGAAGCTGGCCAACCGCTTCCAGCTTCAGCTACTCAGAGAAAG ATGTGAAAAAGGCGTGATGTCTTCGGTGAATGTCAGGAATTGCATTCGCTTTTACCAAACAGCTGAGGAGCTGAATGCCACCACCCTGATGAACTACTGTGGGGAAATCATCGCCAGTCACTGG GATGATTTGAGGAAAGAAGATTTCAGCACCATGAGTGCCCAGCTCCTGTACAAGATGATCAAGTCTAAAACAGAGTATCCTCTCCACAAAGCCATCAAAGTTGAGCGAGAAGATGTGGTCTTTCTCTATCTCATCGAGATGGACTCGCAG CTACCTGGCAAGTTGAATGAACTGGACAACAACGGTGACCTGGCACTGGACCTGGCGCTCTCTCGTAAATTGGAAAGTATTGCTACCACCCTGGTCAACAACAAAGCTGATGTGGACATGGTGGACCAGAGTGGCTGGAGCCTCTTGCACAAGGCAATCCAAAGAG GTGATGAATTTGCCTCCATCTTCCTGATTCGCCACTCGGCTCAAGTGAACGCAGCCACAGTCGGGGCAGTGGAAACACCACTTCACCTGGTCTGTTCCTTCAGCCCCAAGAAACACTCTGCGGAAGTGATGAGCGGCATGGCACAAATTGCAGAGGCTCTGCTCAAGACCGGAGCCAACCCCAACATGCAGAACAGCAAGGGCAG gaCTCCACTGCATGAAGCTGTGGCATCAGGGAATGAGCCAGTGTTCAACCAGCTACTGCAGTGCAAACA ACTTGACCTAGAACTCAAGGACCACGAGGGTAGCACAGCTCTGTGGCTGGCCCTGCAGTATATCACTGTGTCTTCAGACACTTCAGTAAATCCATTTGAAGATGATGCACCAGTAGTGAACGGCACCTCGTTCGACGAGAATAGCTTTGCAGCCCTGCTTATCCAGAGAGGAAGCAATCCTGATGCACCTGACACTACCACAG AAAACTGTCTCATGCAGAGAGCAGCTCGGGCAGGCAATGAGGCAGCTGCTCTTTTCCTCGCCACTCATGGAGCAAAGGTCAACCATGTCAACAAATGG GGTGAGAGCCCACTTCATACAGCATGTCGCTCTGGCCTGGCGAACCTGACAGCAGAACTGCTCCAGCAAGGGGCCAACCCCAACCTGCAGACCCAGAAGGCTCTGCCTGATGACACCATTGGTGTGGCTAACCAGACCCCTCTCCACATGGCTATTGCTCACAACCACCCAGATGTGGTCTCTGTCATCCTTGAGCAGAAAG CCAATGCACTCCATGCCACCAACAACTTCCAGATCATTCCAGACTTCAGTCTCAAAGACTCTGTGGACCAGACAGTGTTGGGCTTGGCCCTCTGGACAG GTATGCACATCATAGCAGCTCAGCTGCTGGGCTCAGGTGCTTCTATCAATGACACTATGTCCAATGGACAAACCCTGCTTCACATGGCCATCCAAAGACAGGACAGCAAGAGTGCCCTGTTCCTGCTCGAGCATCAGGCAGACATCAATGTCAG GACCCAGGAGGGACAAACGGCACTACAGTTGGCCATTAGTAACCAGCTGCCACTGGTTGTGGATGCCATTTGCACAAGAGGAGCTGATATGTCTGTGGTGAACGATAAAGGGGATCCTCCATTGTGGCTGGCTCTGGAGAACGGCCTGGAAGATATTGCCTCCACGTTG GTCCGCCATGGTTGTGATGCGACTTGTTGGAGCACAGGACCCTCTGGCTGCCAGCAGAACCTCCTGCACAGAGCTGTTGATGAGAATAATGAAGTCTCTGCTTGCTTCCTCATCCGCAG TGGTTGTGACGTGAACAGCTGCAGACGGCCAGGTCCTAACGGGGAAGGAGACGAAGAAGCCCGAGATGGACAAACACCCCTCCACCTGGCGAGCAGCTGGGGATTGGAGGAGGTGGTGCAGTGCCTTCTAGAGTTTGGAGCTAATGTTAATGCACAG GATGCAGAGGGCAGAGCTTCCATCCATGCTGCCATTAGCAGCCAGCACAATGTCATCATACAGCTCCTCATTTCCCATCCAGACATTCGTCTCAGCATTCGCGACCGTCAAGGGATGACCCCCTTCGCCTGTGCCATGACGCACAAGAACAATAAGGCAGCAGAGGCTATCCTCAAGAGGGAGCCAGGTGCTGCTGAACAG GTGGACAACAAAGGCCGTAATTTTCTTCATGTGGCTGTGCAAAATTCAGACATTGAAAGTGTCCTGTTCCTAATCAGTGTCCAAGCCAATGTCAACTCCAGGGTTCAGGATGCAGCCAAACTCACCCCTCTCCACCTGGCTGTCCAGGCCGGATCTGAGATCATAGTCCGCAACCTG TTGCTTGCCGGAGCCAAAGTAAATGAGCTGACCAAACACAGGCAGACAGCACTACATTTGGCTGCCCAGCAGGACCTGGCCACTATTTGTTCTGTGTTGCTGGAGAATGGTGTAGACTTTGCTGCTGAGGATGAGAATGGCAATAATG CTCTGCATCTGGCCGTGATGCAGGGCCGCCTTAACAATGTCAGAACCCTTCTCACAGAGTCCAACATTGATGCTGAGGCCTTCAATCTCAG GGGTCAGTCACCAATGCATGTGCTAGGCCATTATGGGAAAGAGAACGCTGCTGCCATTTTTGAGTTGTTCTTAGAGTGTATGCCTGAATACCCTCTGGACAAACCAGATAATGAAGGGAACACAG TTCTGCTCCTGGCCTATATGAAAGGAAATGCAAACCTGTGCCGTGCCATTGTGAGGGCTGGGGCTCGACTGGGCATCAATAATAATCAGGGCATCAACATTTTCAACTACCAAGTTGCAACCAAACAGTTGCTCTTCCGCCTTCTAG ATATGCTGTCCAAAGAGCCCCCTTGGTGTGATGGGTCCAACTGCTATGAATGTGTTGCCAAGTTTGGTGTTACAACAAGGAAACATCACTG CCGCCACTGTGGGCGCCTGTTGTGCCACAAGTGCTCTATAAAGGAGATACCCATCATCAAGTTTGACTTGAACAAGCCGGTGAGGGTGTGTGACATCTGCTTTGATGTACTAACTCTGGGTGGGGTATCGTAA